GTAGGCAAAGTCTGGTCCCGTGCCAATGAGGAGCAGATCGATGCCCTTGTCTGCAGCTGCCTTTTGAGCGGCGCGCAGACGCTGGGCGTAGACATCAGCGGAAAAAGTCTGAGTATCAGTCATGCCCCAGAGTCTACTCGTCCGCGCCGCGGATTTTAGGCGCCAATGGCTACGACACCGCGCTGAATTGCGTCGATGGCCCGGCGGGCGTTGCGTTGAATTTCGCCGTCGTACCCCGTCTTCGCCACTTGTTGGAGCAGGTCGATAACTTGGCGGCACCAGCGAACAAAATCACCGGGGGTGAGCTCGGCGCCGGCTTCATTGGCCGCAGCCATGCAGTAGCCCAAGGGCGCCCCAGCCGCCCATTGGTGTACGGCCAAAGCGAATCCGGCCTCTGGTTCACGGGTGGGCGGCAGCCGATGGCGCTGCTCATCAGCGGTAAGTTCGGTGTACACGCGCCACGTGGCATTCATAGCGTCAGCCATGCGCTCGGTGGCCGCTTCCGGTTGCCCACTGGTGGCCTTGCGGTTTTCGAAACAGCACAGGGAGGCAACGCCGGCAAGCTCTGCGGGATCGAGTTCATCCCAAATTCCGCGCTTGAGGCATTGGGCCACCAGCAGATCGGATTCGCTGTGAATTTTGGCAAGGCGCTCGCCTTCTTCGGTGATGACCGGCGTGCGGTCCGCGCCAGCCCCGGTGAACTCGACGTAGTCCATCTCTGCGAGGAGGTCCACAATGCGCTCGAAGGTGCGGCCCAAAGTATCCGTAGCCTTATTGACCTTGGATTGCAGCTTGTCCCGATCGCGCTCGCGCCGTGCAAGCTTTTGTGCCAGGCCCGCCAGCTGTTCGCGGTCAGTTGCCGGCCAATCGTGAGCAGGATGGGCACGCAGTGCATCGCGCAACTGCCCCACTCGCTTATTGGGCCGAGCGCGAGTCTGCGATTTCATGCGCTTAGGCCGGTCAAAGTGTTCGCGGTGCAAGACATCCTGCACATATCGGGTATTGCGGCGCGGGTTCTTGCGCACCGGCTTGGGGATCTTGATGCTACCGACCTGGATGGGTGGATTATTGATCCCGGCTGCATCGATACGTCCCGACCAACCGGACTCAGTGGTAATCCACGGGCGGGGATCCGCAGTTTGGTTAGCCGGGGTAACAACTGCTGCGAGAATAGGGCGCTTCTTGCCGGGCATGGCAATAACATCGCCCAGCTGCAGCCGCCCCAGTACCGCGATCACCTCTTGGTTGCGCTGGTTGGCACTATCGATTTTTGATTGCTTTTCCTCGGCTGTGAGCTCGCGGCGCAGGCGGACATAGTCCATGAGAACCTCGGCGGGATCTTCCCCGTCTTTAGCAGGTGGTGCAAGCGACGCCACGGCATCATCGAGCTGGTTGCGCAGTTCTCGCACGCGATGCTCGGCGCGTTCAATCTCGCGAGTTTCCTCCACGACGGAGCCATCGGCCTGGAACTGTGCAAAGGACTTTTCCAAAAGGCGGAGGGATTCCTCGAAGCCGAGCATTCCCAGCAGGTTGATCGCCATATTGTAGCCCGGTGCAAAAGTGGAAATGAGTGGATACGTGCGGGTAGAAGCAAGGCCAGCTACTTGACGCGGATCCATGGCGGGGGCCCATTGCACGACTGCATTGCCCAACGTATCGATGCCACGGCGTCCTGCCCGGCCAGTCAGCTGCGTGTACTGGCCCGGGGTGAGATCGACGTGCGCCTCACCATTGAACTTGATGAGCTTTTCTAGCACCACGGTGCGCGCCGGCATATTAATGCCAAGAGCAAGCGTTTCAGTAGCAAACACGGCTCGGACTAGCCCGCGTACGAATAGGTCTTCCACGATATGCCGGAAGGCGGGCAGCATGCCCGCATGGTGTGCGGCAAAGCCACGGGACAGGGCTTCGCGCCAGCGCTTAAAGTCGAGGACCTGCAGATCTTCTTCAGGGATACCTTCCACACCCGCATCGACGATGTCTTTAATCTGCTGTGCCTCCTCCTGGGAGGTCAGCACCATGCGGCTGCGCAGGCACTGATAGAGAGCGCCGTCGCAGCCGGCACGGGAGAAAATGAAGGTGATCGCCGGAAGCATGTCCTGCGATTGCAAAACCTTCAATACCTCTGGGCGGCCCAAGGGGCGATAGCGATCCTGCTGTCGGGCAGCGCCGGAGCGTCCCCTTCCCTTACCGTGGAATTCGCTGCGCCCGCCACCCTTGTGACGCGCACGCGCACGAAAGCCCTTGCCAGACTTATAGTCCGCGCGACCATCATCGGTATCGCCAGCTTCCAGGCGCTGGATCCTACGCTCTAGCTCGGCGTTGACCTGGCCGCCAGATTCTGGCTCGAAGAGCGGATAAATCTTGCGCCCCAGCATCATCCACTGGTCGAGAGGAACTGGACGGTGTTCGGAGACAATGACGGTGGTATCGCCGCGCACGGTAGACAGCCAATCGCCGAATTCTTCCGAATTGGACACTGTGGCAGAAAGGCCGATGATGGAGACATGGTCTGCGAGGTTGAGGATGACCTCTTCCCACACTGCGCCGCGGGAAGCGTCAGCCAAAAAGTGAATCTCATCCATGACCACGTGGGTCAAGCGATCGAGGGCCGCGGATTCTGCGTAAAT
The nucleotide sequence above comes from Corynebacterium tuberculostearicum. Encoded proteins:
- a CDS encoding DEAD/DEAH box helicase, whose translation is MTETHLDSFTAALPYPLDEFQVKGCQAVEDGHGVLVCAPTGAGKTIVGEFAVSLALSRGTKCFYTTPIKALSNQKYHDLVEEHGEEAVGLLTGDVSINSDAEIVVMTTEVLRNMIYAESAALDRLTHVVMDEIHFLADASRGAVWEEVILNLADHVSIIGLSATVSNSEEFGDWLSTVRGDTTVIVSEHRPVPLDQWMMLGRKIYPLFEPESGGQVNAELERRIQRLEAGDTDDGRADYKSGKGFRARARHKGGGRSEFHGKGRGRSGAARQQDRYRPLGRPEVLKVLQSQDMLPAITFIFSRAGCDGALYQCLRSRMVLTSQEEAQQIKDIVDAGVEGIPEEDLQVLDFKRWREALSRGFAAHHAGMLPAFRHIVEDLFVRGLVRAVFATETLALGINMPARTVVLEKLIKFNGEAHVDLTPGQYTQLTGRAGRRGIDTLGNAVVQWAPAMDPRQVAGLASTRTYPLISTFAPGYNMAINLLGMLGFEESLRLLEKSFAQFQADGSVVEETREIERAEHRVRELRNQLDDAVASLAPPAKDGEDPAEVLMDYVRLRRELTAEEKQSKIDSANQRNQEVIAVLGRLQLGDVIAMPGKKRPILAAVVTPANQTADPRPWITTESGWSGRIDAAGINNPPIQVGSIKIPKPVRKNPRRNTRYVQDVLHREHFDRPKRMKSQTRARPNKRVGQLRDALRAHPAHDWPATDREQLAGLAQKLARRERDRDKLQSKVNKATDTLGRTFERIVDLLAEMDYVEFTGAGADRTPVITEEGERLAKIHSESDLLVAQCLKRGIWDELDPAELAGVASLCCFENRKATSGQPEAATERMADAMNATWRVYTELTADEQRHRLPPTREPEAGFALAVHQWAAGAPLGYCMAAANEAGAELTPGDFVRWCRQVIDLLQQVAKTGYDGEIQRNARRAIDAIQRGVVAIGA